Within the Gossypium raimondii isolate GPD5lz chromosome 12, ASM2569854v1, whole genome shotgun sequence genome, the region TAGTCTTGACTATCAGAGCAGTTGGCTCCACTGGTAGAGGCAATAATGTACTCATTgaaagaatgatacattggatttgacacaagatgaattaattttgaatccgttCGTGAATTAATCCACTTGTGACCTTCATAGTGTaacttacctaaatcctgagttagtcactgaccatgactatgtaactcatgtgcatTGATATAGgtggaggcttatgctttaaagatgATCGTGAAGtacatggctttactagcaacaatgaaattaatagtttgattaaagagttaacaatATTCTCTTGTTGGCATTGTGTGAATTGATGAACATGAAACGTGGCCACGGATTGCTCGTCCTCAAATGAGCAATTTATTACAGTCATTAGTTGACAATGATCATACTAATCATTAAGAAAACCCagtggtgacaatgagataaaataggattgtgttggatgaacgaatttaactcaacggaatcaaggatatcatatgagggtaacacacacatgacgaggtcattggacaaagtagttggatgaattgctttcgtaaatagtatataataaggagttttcaatcattgtatttataataaggagttttcaatcattgTATTTATTGTGGactaactccatgattaagtaaattgcaaattatcataacgatgcttctggacataattataattattggaGCCTAATtctatatgtctgattggtccctccactagctcaacaaaagctcgattgaATTACATTTGAATGAGAACAAAATTCtacaactttgaaaataatttaattgagttgatttattaTATGTGCAATTAAATTAAGCAGTCGTGAGAATTTGTTCAACaaaagaatttgattaaagaattttcttgaaaaattaatttgaaaaatcttaatgatttttggaaaaattaatttttatcaagtaaaattaaattaatcaaattaattaaaataaatatgatatttttgaaaattaattttcaagtcagacaattggcccaataggtaattgaacttgaaaattacaCCCGATATTGAAAATTGAACCCGagaattaaaacccaaaaactaGTTGAATCGAACCCTGTGTATGAAACTAGACTGACAGTCCAACCGGTGGCTGGACTGGAATAGTCGAAACGTCGCTGGACCAAATCGAACCGACCAGGCCCATTCAGGCAAAACGACGACGGTTCGAGGTACTGAGGATAGTTGGTGGCGGTGGTTCTTCAGTGGTAGAGTAGTAGAAAAATTAGACCTCTAGTAGGATTCTACTAGGTAACTTggtttcaaattaatttttccaaaaataatattattttaatgaatttaatattgaTATAGATATTAATAAGAgatagtaaattaaatttaatatttatctagatagtattatattaatttaatattaatgagATTAATTCTAATCCTAATTGAACtttctctaaactctccctatataaagagagcatgAGTCATCATTTTcatacacttgaattcaagaaaagttgaagaataatttttttctaaagaaataattttagaaaatttctagagatattcttgttatttacaacttgatcgcataagtttagagaaattataaaatttccccattgttaattttgtgaaaaatttctaattcaaagcgagcccacactcgacagACATGAGCttgagaatagcagagaagactactcgattaaagcgttcatcctagacaAATTACAAAGGTAcgattttaattaagtatttattactttagataacacAACTAAGTTCTTATTTTCGggaaaaaagtttttaaaactctggttttccCTTAAACTTATTTTCCGTTGTGTTTTCCGGACTCAATTTTCCAAcaagtccatcatccactcaagtTAAAGTGTTTTGGAGTTGACATTAGCAGTCATTTCTTCTTTAGTAGTCCAGGTTGTCTCGGCTTTAGGAGTTTTTACTCCTTCAATTCCTGTGAAAGGATGAGTTCATCCAGTTAAAATAACCTTCTAGGCTAGTTCGGTTGTTGacttaataaatgatttcatcttAGCTTTCCAATATACATAATTTGCCCCATCGAGCATAGGGTGGCATGAGACTAAAGATCCTTCCATTGCAAGCAACTGTATCAACCAAGATAATCACTATTTATGTTTTGCAAACATAAATTGTCTCTAAAATAATGATTGGAACTGTGGCCACAATTTTAACCACAAAATCTAaagtacaaaaacataaaaatgaacaCCGAGATTGTTTACGCAAATCAACCTTAGTTTACGTCTGCGAGGCCTAGCCTAGAGTAATGATCCATTATTTTTCTCAGAATACAACCAATTATTCAAGTCCTAACATCAATCTAACTCTCACTAAATTGGCGACCTCACCATTATACAAAGGCTAGATCAATCTCCCACTAAGTTTCCCCCTCGAAAGCCTAGTTTTGCAATTGATTGCAATCTAACACCATGTTAATATCGTTTACTAACATGGCAATGCCATATCATCACCATTTACTTATGTAGCAATGCTACATAGTTGCATGTTGCTTGCGTGGCAGTGCTACAtcagcaaaaaaaataaaaatatcaaaaaaaatatttgaaaattagcACACAATGAATCTAGACAATTAATTGTCCAAAGTCACTTGAATCTAGACAACcatttgtctagattcattctagaattataaaaaatcattaaaattattaaaattataataattattaaaattaataaagaaaaattatttgatacatcaCTAATGGAGTTTCTTAGACTCACAAGCGAGTTGAAAGTTTGACAAGTGTATCATAGAGtgtagtaaaaaataaaataaaaataaataattatataaataaatatgacaCTTGTCACATCTTAAACCCGCTATGAAATCTAAAAATCTTTACCATTAATTAAAacctataaaattttatataatttataaagaaaataatttattaaaaataaaaatagaaaaaataatttataaaaatatttagaaattaattagaaaccataatatttataaaaaataaattaattttgtaagattttataaaattattattctcattttattaaattatttgattagtATAACTTTCACAAAGTGAAAAAGAGGCAAAAATAAAGCAATATTTGttaatcttgattttattatataagttgTTGATGttacttttatgatttaaaatataaaaataataattttaattttttatgatgtttaattaatttctaataatttttataaattttaatttttttataattttatgatttttataattctaGAATTATCTAAACAAATGAGTGTCTAAATTCAAATGAACTTACACAACCATTTATCTAAATTCATTGTgttcttgtttttaaaataattttaattttcttttctctttttatgtTTACTGTCATGACAATGTCACATCAACAATATACAATGATGTGACACTATCACGTTAACAATCAATCATGACATGGTACCACTATATCAACCATTAATGATGACATGGCACTACTACGTGAACAAATATTGCTGACATGGTGTATGTTAACAACTACGCAACATTGTCGTTAAATACTAACAGGTAACAACATAGGGCCAATCTGGGCAATTTTGTTAGGATGCAAAAATTTggagcttaattgatttttttttcaaagttagggCTTATAATACATCAAgcctttttaatattataataatttttagttatcTTAGAATATACTTTTTAAAGCTTGTGTATCTAGTCATTCTAGGACTTGAATCCAGTTAGAATAAGTGTGTATTATACTGCTATTAATTAATATCTTgtctaattttgttaaacaaaatgaaaatataagttagaaatgaaaatgaataatgaaGACGGTTTAATCAAAGAGGATTTTGTGTCATTTACCAATATGAAGTAGTGTTTTGAAGAAGAGTGGATTCTAAATAGCCTTGCAGATTcttcattattataaaaccatggaatatataaaatacatatatatagttaCGCCATCAACAATAAAACAACTCCACTAatgatttattgattttttttttcaaaaacctaATTCCATGACATGACTCGAGCAAGAGTGATATATACTGACATGGCAGAATTGTCCCATACAATCATTTCTCATGTAATCATTCGCATAAGCACAAATGCATCTTTATCTTGCTAATGTAACTAGGTTGGCTGTGGGAAGAGATGGGTCTAATCTATGAGCAGGTTCAATTGTCCTGGAAAGTATAAAATGATTTCCattatattaattcataaacaacaataaaatcaaGGAAATCTAAATCAAAATCCAATAGCAACAATGTAATATAGTAGAATTGTCAAGAAGGAAGAGAAATTAATGCATAAGAAGGTTACTCTTCAATTAATTGTTTCATGGTTCAaaaaattttcaggaaaatcAGGTCGACTATAGTATCCATCGAAGCacataaaagatgaaaacatcAATTCAGTCCCCTAGAAAACTCTAACGATGCTAAGATCAAATCGAATGACCTTACTTCTTGGAGCCTTTCTTTTTCGAAATCACAGTCACTTGTGGCTTGGGATGCTTCTCAGCTTCGCTGGGATCCAACCAATTGAGTGGATGGCGGTTGAAGAAAGGCCAATTTGGAATTGTAATCAATCCAGTGAGTGTCACACCACCGGCATATACGAGAACCATCATCTGAAACGATCCCAATACATAACCGGCAACGAATGCAGTCACTGCAAACACCAACAGCATTATCTGCATTATCTGCTCCGCTAACTTTTGCCCTTGCCAATCCATCTACAATACAATTCAACAACAATCCAAGCTCTAAGTGCCAACAAAAACAATCCCTAAAGCAATTAAAAGAAGTATTACTAGAAGCCCATCCATCCTTATCACTTGTCTCCCATTAAACCTTCTAATGATTTAGCATTTCAGAGCTTCGCCAATAGAGACATCTATATTTGCGTGCTTCATTTCCAATTCTGCAACTGGAATATGGAAAATTTACTATTCACATGAATCCCGATCCCCAAATAGGTTCCTACAAGTATGTTTTTTTGATAAACCCAAGAGAACGTTGATTATGATTTGGGAGCGAAGACTGCTAAATCAAAACCCTATATGATGTTTGGTTAGCGAGAAATCGAAtggcaaaataaataaacaaacttaAGATCACCAAAATCACTCGCGATCAGAAGGTAGGaaatcaagaataaaaaattaacggCTAAATATTTGGGCTACGCTTGGTTTCAGAGAAAGTAGACTTTAATAATCCACGAATTCACAGCGGGAATGTGCAATTCCCTTTGATTTCCTCCGTAATTGATAAATTTCGATCAAGAAGCAAAAACAAAATCGAATCAGAAAAGCAGAAGAGGGGGGAGGGAAACGATGAACGGATTAGAAAGTATAAACCCTAGGATTTcaattttgagcaaaaaaaaaggtaaaatcttACCGTAAAGTGAAGTGAGGGAGCGGAGAGAGGAAGAAACGTCTGAAGTGAAACGGGGTAACtaggaaagaaagaagagagcTTTGAGTGAAATATGACATTTACAGATATTTAATATATGGGGAACACACGATAATGCATCGCCTCACGATCCAAAGCAAGGACGTATATGATATCCGTTGGATCATATTATCCAAACTAGTTTGCaacctaaataaataaaaataataataaatattaatattaataattcaatttttttatctaaaataatattgttttattattgttgttgaaattAGATTAAATCAATGGGTCGAATCAAGAATTGAGAGAATTAATGGCTAATGGTTATGTGAATTAGTATAAACTATTTGAATTGAGATGAAAATCTATAGAATTAGCAATTTGATtggattttacaattttttaatgatttttatttaaaagaattcgCAAATCATTTCACGTTATCATCCTTTcatttgggtttaattttagtaatttaataatttaaaacatgttgaattattttagatttaaattatactCATTTTTCTACTTTAgccaataaatatttaattaatttttaattttaagataaaattagattaaagttaaacatgttatttattcaatttaaatttattattaaaattgatagttattataaattatttttaaaataaaatacacaaaaataCTGTAAGTTTAAATCAGTTAACCTTAATAAAAATTGCAATAAATTGATCCCTAATTGAAAGTTAGTAATCACCCtcttaaatattgttttttttctttatcaaatCCCTTAACTGGTCATTAAGTGATAATGCTAAAATTAACATGGTAATTAACGTGCAAAAAACTATTATATGACAGCTAACATGGCGTTGGATGTGAAAAATCTCCACATGAAGGGTTGAATTGGGGAGAACTTTAATTCAAAGGTGGTCTAAACTTGATCTTGGACGGATGTAGCTTGTTTCATATGTCATTATGACTTGCTTTTGAAACAGGTTTTGACTGGAAGACTGCTTTCTTTATAAACAAAGCGGGCTTTCTTTAGAACTAATACGATGTTTTTCAggaattcttcaaaattttcaatttcttcaaaaatttcttGAGATTTTGGAGAGAACATCTGGTCTACAAAATCTTCCCTTTAGAAAACTTTTGGATTTCTAAACTAGTGAAAGTATAGAATGGCTTGGAACTGATTCCCTTTCATAGTGTTAATCACTTGAGTAAAAGAGAGTTATTGTGGAATGTAAACTCTTTATTTGAAGTGATTCGCAAATattaaactcttttattttatcttttattcgtttaattaattaaagataaaaatattttttattattttaattagtttaaattaattagagaaaataattttgatacaaTATGTGATATCATTATTTTAACTCAAGGTAATTTTAACTTGACCCAAGATAATTTTGACTTGACATGTGATATTTTctaattgattcaattttttcGTCTATTGTGTGCATTATAGATTATGTATATCCCttaaactaaataatttattaatttataaaaacaaatttttagtcaatttttaAGTAAGTTGATGTTCATAAAACTAATGACATCAATTCATCAACTCcttaaaggttaaaattttgtGTTGGCACCTTAAAGTCCAAGGTTTTAGTCCTAGTGCTAACGCCCCCTCCTCCTCAAGATTAAAATATGATCCAAATTCATATACTCTCCGaacatttagaatttaattctttttattttatttctagtaATTTAGTTCCTTTACttaccattttttaaaatttaggtttaattgttaacattattaaaattcttcTCTTAAACTAACcagtgtgatattttgaaataaacaaatattcaCTTGATAGCTATGAAACAAGGAAAATGATGATGTAATtaacatgaatttaacaaaagaatattaataagattaacaATTGGGCTTACacttttaaatcttaaaaataaaggaGCTAAACTCCATGAAACAAAAGTTGAGgctaaatcttaaaaataaaggactcaaaaatattttaaccttgcctaaattgtaatgtaattttgattttacCAAGAAGATAATGACATCGTTCGGTCATGAGTTTTAAgtatagtataaatataaaaatttcaatttaaaaataatatttttcaccGAGAGAATGAATTTCAATGCATCTagtatctatactattatttaaagagttgattgagttggtgtcacccaTTAGTTGAGTTCCAACTTAGGGTGTGTTAggtaaactaaaaatttaagcaattggaaaattaagtaataaattttactactaaattttataagtgctgaatttatattagaaaattgtttggtaaattaataaagataaatactgaatataattatgttgtttgataaaagtaaatattgatttttaaaaggttatttatttttaaatttcaatcttattaatgtaatattttatattattttaaatagttttggATAAAAGATAAAGATGGTAAtttaaatatcttatttttataaaaatattttatttcaaattttcaattagtTTCTACATTAActgttaaaatgattaatttcacattaagtaaaaaattaaaatgattatcaaacacatttaaaatattaaatgttgaaaattttaattttgataaaattaaaattttgaatggtttatcaAACACACCCTTAATTAGGTGTTGTttggtaaaatgaaaattaagtgttaaaaaataaatattaaaaattaaatctaaatttaaattataaaatctatttggtatgttacttaaaattaagcactaaatataataaaactatttggtaaatttaaattttaaattatgaaagttttattttacatttgtaTCCTTACATTTTTAAacatgtaatattattttaaacaaagttAAATTCCTAAATAgcattttatacatattaaaatttggaataaagtatattgttaataaatataaatattataaatctaaaaataaatgttaaataaaaacaatgtgAAATTCGAGTTCAATATCTTAAAGAAagtaattaatttgaatgatcATATAATTGATATAATAGACTACAAAATAGTTAAAGGATAATATAGtcttaaaataaatcaatttaacgTATTCTttattaagtgataagtagctCTTatctacttattatttttaacattttcttattaaaaaatctagcaaataatttttatttttatttatcaaacgcatttaagaaaataaattactatttaaaaaaaaccctagaagCCAAGAGTGTTATCCCTGGTGTCCTAGCGAAAACAGTGGCTGCTGCGGCTTGGGATGACGGAGAGTGGTGGCAATGATGGGTTTGGGGGAGACGAGATCTCCCTATTAGCAGAGGAACTCATTCAACTATTTGTCAAGAGTTTGATGGTGGAGGCAAACGGTAAACCTTCTCTGATCTATTCTGTATAGACAAAGAAATCTTACAATTAGGACAGTTTTAAAGCACAGATGAAAAGCATatagaaaacaaagaaaaaatttgagATTCAACAGGTTGGGCAAAACCTTTTTTTAATAGTGTTTGAATTAGACGAAGACTAAGAAACTGTTATGGAAGGTCAACCTTGGTTGTTTAGGAAACATTTAATTGTTTTTGACCGATTAACAAAATCAATGAAGAGAGATCAAATTAGACTTGTCTCATCATCGTTCTAGATCAAAATTGGGCCATGTTTACctgaatttgataaaaaagatcTTTTGCATGCTATTGGAGTCACTTTTGGAGGAGTGATCAGATCTAAAATTATTGGTGAGTTCTGTCGCCTTAGAATAAAGTTAAATGTGCAAAAACCCCTTCGCAGgggtatttttatttcaacagGTAATGGAAATAAATGTTGGATCCCTTTCAAGTATGAAAAGCTACCGACTTTTTGTTTTGGGTGTGGTCGAGTGGGACATGGTCTTCATGAATGTACAGAATTAACCCCTGCAGAGAAGAACAAAATTAGAGAGGATCCACCTTTCTCTTTAGCATTAAAAGCTGAATTAAATTTGGTTGGCAGGGAGAGTTTAAAGTTGAATGCTCTATCAAAAAAACTTCAAACACAATGTTCTTACGCAGGAAATATTAACGAGAATCGGGAAACGCACTTATATTGTGAAAAAAGAAGTGATACGATGTAAGAGGCAAAAGACGATTCTTGGTTGACAACATTAGGATCAGAGATGGAGATACAAAAAAAAGGAGatataattgaagaaaaaatagagaataGCAAAGCAGATGAAAACATACTGAAACCAGTCAGGAAAGCCAGTTGGAGAAGAATAGAATCAATGTGAAGGATGAGACACTATGAGGTAGAAAGTATTATACAGAAAAGGAAATTAGCAGAGATTTTATACGATGATTACGGTACAGAGAAGACTTGGGAAGGCACAACCAAAAGGATGAGGCAGgatggaaaaattttaattaatgaggGTGAAATCAGTTTGTTGATAGAAGACCCCAATCAGAATAGATCGGCGGCTGCCAAAAGGCAAGCCGACCGGAcgtaataaaaattatatgctGGAATGTCCGTGGATTAGGGAGTCCACGGGCAGTGAGAAGGCTTCAATTTTTACTGAAGCAAAACAATCTCAAACTGGTCTTCTTGATGGAGACTAAAGTTAGTGGAAAGCGCATGGAGGAAATTAGGAGGAAGTGTGGTTTTATGAATGGGATGGACGTAGGAGAAGTAGGTACGTGGGGAGGGATTTGTCTAGCATGGAGGAAAGAGGTTCAGGTTAATCTTAGAACTTTCTCAACGAACCATATTGATGTGCTAATCAAAGAAGAAGATGTTGATGAAGAATGGAGATTTACAGGTTTTTATGGATCACCTTATTCACAGAATAAAAAGGCCTCATGGGatctattaatatttttggggCAGGAACAAGATCATCCTTGGTTAGTGAGTGGAGactttaatgaaataatttactcatttgaGAAAATGGGAGGTCAACCGAGGGAGGAGAGGATAATGAAAGAGTTTCGCGATATCCTAAACGAATGCCAACTTATTGATGTGGGCTACTCGGGAACATGGTATACATGAGAAAGAGGAAATTTACCGGAAACAAATATCAGAGTAAGACTGGATAGGGGTGTTGCGAATGGCAAATGGTTGGAACTTTTCCCAGGAGGAAATATTCATCACTTAACGTCTTCACTTTCAGATCATTGTCCCCTTTTAATAAACACAACCAATGAAAGCAGTTTCAGAGTAGCCccaagttttaaatttgaagcATGGTGGATCACAGAGGAATCGATTGATGAGGAAATTAAGAAAGCTTGGGAGTCTTCAAATGGatctatttttgaaaagattGAAAGATTACAGATCAGCCTATCAAAATGGGCAAAATCAATAAAGAAGAAACGGAAGGGGTTGACGAAGAAACTTTCAAAGGAGCTAGAAGATTTAATGGAAAAAGATCGAGATTGTGACATATTGGCGCGAATAATTGACACGAGAATCCATTTGAACATGGAGATCGACAAAGAGGAAGTGTATTGGGAACAGAGGGCACGGGCTAACTGGCTTAAGCTCAGGGATAAGAATAAGGCATTTTTTCATAAATGTGCCTCAATGCGGAGGAGAATCAACACAATAAGCAAGTTGGATACAGCTGATGGAAATGGAACTTGCGAGGATTCAGAAATTAA harbors:
- the LOC105764338 gene encoding signal peptidase complex subunit 1 isoform X1 — encoded protein: MDWQGQKLAEQIMQIMLLVFAVTAFVAGYVLGSFQMMVLVYAGGVTLTGLITIPNWPFFNRHPLNWLDPSEAEKHPKPQVTVISKKKGSKKTIEPAHRLDPSLPTANLVTLAR
- the LOC105764338 gene encoding signal peptidase complex subunit 1 isoform X2, which encodes MDWQGQKLAEQIMQIMLLVFAVTAFVAGYVLGSFQMMVLVYAGGVTLTGLITIPNWPFFNRHPLNWLDPSEAEKHPKPQVTVISKKKGSKK